The sequence below is a genomic window from Clostridium putrefaciens.
CTAAATGATCCCATAGGATCTTCTCCATAAAGTATTACTGTAGTATCTATATCTATTCCATTATTTAGTGCAAACCTTTCAAGCTCATCATCTGATACACGATTCCAAATAGGTCCTTCTTCTACCTCGTCTGTATTTATATGTACAGCTCCTTTAATATGTCCTTTTTTGTAATCTTTTGCTTCATCTCCCCAACTAACTTCAAATATTTTATAAGATCCACCTTTAAAGTTTTCTGGTTTTTTATCACTTATCACATCTTCAATCCAGCTAGGTGGAACTAATAGATGATAATTTTCGTAGCTTTCTAGTTTTAGTTCATCCTTTGAATCTTCTTTAAGGTTATATGTATATAATTTATCTATACCATTTTTCTTAAAGTAATTTGCTACTTCATTAGCATCTTTTTCATTCACATCATATAAAACTATATTCTTTTCCTTTGTAATTCCCTTTATATTCATAACTTCTTTTAGTTCTTTATCTTTATTCTTCTTATCTACCTTTAGCCAATTAGCTGAAAAATCAGTAGCACCCTTAATATGTCCACTACTTTTAGCTCCATCTAATTTCCATCCATTAAAAGAATCATTTGACCTTGCATCTACAATAACCCAGTCAGAATCACTTATTTTTTCTTGCAATTGTTCTGTGCTTAAAGTTTTGATTTCATTAGATTCTTTTTTAGCTTCTTCTGGCTTAATCTTACTTGAACATCCAGTAATAAAAGCTAAGCTTATTAATATCATGATTAAAGTCATGATGATTCTTTTTATATTATTCATTAAAATTCTCCTCTTACAATATTAAATTGTTAATTTTCATTATCTTTTTTAATACATTATACAACTTTTAATTAATCCTGTATAATAATATAAACCTATAGTTATAGCTTCAACTATAGGTTTATTAAATATTTCCCCTTTTATAACCCTTTTATAAGTCTTACTACATTTTCTGAAGCTCTTTCTATATTCTCTTCACCATTTTCTAAAGCTTCTTTTAGTGTTACTATTCCTGGAACTATGCCTATAATAGCCGTTATTCCTTCTTTATATAGCTTTTGTGGCTCTTCACAACATACCTTACCTGCAAAGGCTACTACTGGTATATTATGCTTTAGTGCTGTTTTAGACACCCCAACTGGAGTCTTTCCAAAAATGGTTTGATCATCTATGCTTCCCTCACCAGTAAATACATAGTCTGCCCCTTCCATCTTTTCTTCTAAACAGGTATGTTTTATAACTAAGTCCACACCCTTTACAAGCCTCGCATCTAAAAATGCCATAAGACCTGCCCCAAGACCACCTGCAGCACCTGAGCCTGCAACCTTTGCTATATCTTTATTAAGTAAACTTTTAATTATATTTGCATAATGAGTAAGGCTATTGTCAAGTGCCTCCACCATATCTTTTGTGGCTCCCTTTTGTGGCCCAAATATATAAGATGCACCTTTAGGTCCTATTAATGGATTATTAACATCACAAGCAACTTCTACTGTAACATACTTTAGTCTAGGATCTAATCCCTTAAGATCTATATTTTTTAGATTTATGAGATGTCCACCTCCATAAGGAAGTTCATTGAAGTCTTTATCTAAAAGTCTTGCCCCTAAAGCTTGAACCATACCTGCACCACCATCATTAGTTGCACTTCCCCCTATACCTATAACTATATTAGTAGCACCCTTGTCAAGAGCAGCCTTTATAAGCTGTCCTGTACCATAGGTTGTTGTATAAAGCGGATTACGCTCTTCTTTTTTAACAAGTTGAATACCACTTGCACTTGCCATCTCTATAACAGCAGTCTTCCCATCTCCAAGTATTGCGAATTCTGCCTTTACAGTATTCAAAAGAGGTCCCTTGACATCTATTTCATACAATATCCCCTCTGTTGCATCTATAAGTGACTGTACTGTCCCCTCCCCTCCATCTGCCATAGGTACATGGATACACTCTGCATCAGGCATAACCTTTTTAATACCTCTTTCCATTGCCTTAGCTACACTTTTTGCGCTCATGCTCTCTTTAAATGAATCTGGCGCTAAAACAAATTTCATAAACAATCCGCCTTTCTAATAGTTATTTAAGTATTTTCATAAGATAATTAATATTTTAGTACATAAACTAATATTCTTTTAAATACTTATTTAAGTAGTCCAAATATGATAGTGGATACTATTGTCATAGTAAGTCCTACTAAAGATTCATAAGGTATAAGTTTAAGCCTTTCTTTCATATCCATAAACACACTACCACCAGTTGAATGAAAAAAGCTTCCGTGTGGAAGATGATCAAGTACAGTAGCCCCTGAATGTATCATAGCCGCTCCTGATGTTGGTGCTATACCAAGTGCAAGTATAGTTGGCCCGAAAACCTGACTACCAACAGCAGTTCCAGAAGTAGTTGATGCTGTTGCCCCTGACATTAATAAACCAGCTACAGGTGCTAATAAGAAAGCTGGAAGACCTAAGGTTTGTAATCCATTAATTATTACATCTTTTAATCCTGAGTTAGCTATTATCCCTGCTATAGTACCTGTTCCTATAAGTAATATAGCAACTCCACTCATTTTACTTAATCCCAAAATAGAATATTTATTTAAATTCTTTATTTTACCCATACAAAAAGCTCCTACAGCTCCTCCAACAGGTAATGCAATAAGTGGATCTATGTTAATTTTAAACAATGGTCTTAGTGAAAGTAATATTATAGCAACTAAAGGTCCTGATATAGCCGCTATAAAACTTGGCTTATCTTCAGATGAGGTTTCAATCTCTTTATTAATTATGTATGACCCTTTATTTATAAGTCTTTTAGAAATTATACAGGTAACTATAACTCCAAATACAGCGGGTATAATCCCAGCTGCCATAACTGATGTTAATGGTATCTTAAAAGTATCTGCCGCTGCTATAGCATTAGGATTTGGAGACATTATATTTCCAGCCTTTCCTCCACCTATCATGGCAATTAATATAGATGTTCTACTAAGCTTTGCTTTATTTGCAATAGCAATTGCTATTGGAGCTACAGTTATTACTGCAACATCTATAAATACCCCTACACAAGTAAGTACTAATGTTGCAAGTGTCAATGCTATCAGTGAATTTGATTCGCCTATCTTATCTACTATAGTTTCTGCTATTTTAGCTGCCGCTCCAGATTCTATAAGTACACCTGCTAAAACGCCTGCTGTCAAAATCCTAAGTATGGCTGGCATTATTCCCTTTGCTCCATCTATCATAAGTGTTACAGTTCCAGTAAGTCCAGCTCCTCCTACAATTCCACCTACTAATGCCCCTAAAATAAGACCATAGGCTGGATGAACCTTTTTAATTATAAGTACAATAGCCAAAGCTAATGCTACTATTGCACCTAGTGCTGTTACTCCCATAGATATACCCCCTATTTTTTATATGTTTAATATCGATACATCAATTGTAACCCTTTGCATTCCATAAATCATCGTCATATTGTTAAAATTACAGCATATATTATAGTGCATTCGCCCTATAATATATCTAATTATTAATTTAAGTGATGTCCTAAATCTTGGATTTAGCTTGCGGAACTTACTCCTACCTATAGTAGCGAAGTAGGAGCTTGCTTTAGTTTATGATAATATTATTTGCCTCCTTACAACCTAACTTATAAATTGTATAAGCACTAAATAACTGAAACAGTTCTAAATAATTCTTAGTATTTTTCCCTGTAATGTCTTGTATCTTTTGCAATCTATAGTTTAAACTATTCCTATGAATATGAAGAGATTCTGCCACTAAATTTATTTCACCATTTAAATTTATATATTTATCTAATGTATTTATTAGATCAGACCCCGCTCCCTCCTCTATAAGTTTTAGTATAGGCTCTAATATCTCTTTAGTATCTCCACCTTCATATATCCTATGAATAAGCACAAATTCCTTATAATTGTAAACATATTGATTAGGTTTGAGCCTTTCACCAAGCTCAATGGATTTAAATGCTTGCTTTACAGACAAACCAACTATGTCTTGTTTAAATCCAATACCTATATAAACATTGTCTATTAAAGATGATATTCCTTCAATTAATTTTTCCATATTGTTGCTAAATTTTATAAACATTACACAGGTTTGGGGATTAAGTCTTATTAAATATTCATCTTTTGATATCTTAATCCTTAACTTATCAAATTTAGGACTTATTACTGAATCTATAGACTTTACAATTACAGCTACCCTTTCTATATTAAGATTTATATTTAATACCTTAGCCCTTTCTTTAAATACTAAATCATACTCTTGATTTAAATAAGCCCATTGGTGTAGAAATTCATCCTTCAATCTTTCTTCCATTCTTTTTTCCTTGAAAGTATATTCCTGACTTATTAAAAGCTCTGCAGTTATCTTTACAAGCTCTGCAAAAGGCCCCACAACCTTTGGATTACCACTTATTCCAATAACACCCACTATCTCATTGTTATAATATATAGGCATATTAACTCCAGGTTTAGCTCCACCCGAAGAGTTATAAACTTCTATTAGTATTCCTCTTTCTATAGCTTCAAAAGCTCCCCTATGCACCTTACCCACCCTTAGGCTGTCTCCACTAGCTATAATAACACCTCTATGATCCATAATATTTACATTGTAAGGTATAACCTTCATCATTCTATCTACTATCTGTTGGGCGAAATTATAAGTTAACATAATACTTCCTCCTTTCCTAAATATTAATTCTTTCTATTTCTTTTATATTATATCCACTTATTAAAAAACTTTTAATAACCATTGCAATTTTCAAAATTTTTATAATAAGCCACTCCATCCTTTTTAACTGCTCATCACTTAAAATTAGGAACCTTTTTCTATCTTCTTTTAATACATCCTATTCTTTCATAAGATCATTAAACATGACAAGAGAAAATAAAGGCGTCTTTAATTGATGCGATATATCTATAACTTTTACAAGTTTCATGTTACTCTCTCCTTTTCTTATAACTTATACATTTAATATCTCTCTTACATATTAAATGATAAACCATTATTATTACAATTCTATAAGAATTATTTTTATTACAACTTTGTAATAATTGTACTTATAATAACAATAATAATAAGCTATGAACTTTAAAAATTCACAGCTTATTATTGGTTTATAATGAAATATTATTATATAAACCCCATACTAGTGTTTTGATTAAAGTTATCATATATAATAACTTTAGTTCTATGGATCTTTATACCCTTCTTTTCATTTAACATATTGAGTCAACTCTTCAAATATAGTTTTTACACCCTTACCCCACCTTGGGTCTTCTGCATATTTTGTACCTATCCATAAGAATGGATCCTTGTCCTCGCTTCTGCCTTTAGCTAAATTAATCACAGTTCTAGAAGCTATTCTAGAAGCATCATTTATATCAGTGTTATATTCTACCCAGCTATGGTATACGTTAAATGGATTATTAGCTATTTTATAACCATCCTTGTGACTTTCAGGCACAAAACCTTGTTCCTGTCCTGTTATAGAAAAAAGTACAATAGGATTTAAGTTAAACTCCTCTGCTGTGGAAATTATAGTAGAGAAATATGGCTCTTTAGATAAAATAGACTGTCGTCCCTGCAAAAATTCTTTTAACTTTTCCTGATTTATGTCTTTATATCTCATATACTCTGGCAAATGTAAATTAGGATAATTAGTTAAGATACCTTTATTCTTATATGATTCAACAACATGGTTATCTACCTTAACTTTACGATTATCAATATAAGAATACAGTCCCTTACCTGTATGAGATAATAGCATAATAAATACAGCCACAAGAGCTCTACATCCTGTTATCTTTATCCTTTTTAAATTAAGTAACGGAGTAGTAGATAAAGTTTTTGTTTCTCTTGTTACTGTTGTTACTCTTCTTACTTTTGAATTTCGCAATTGTTGAACATTAACCTTACTTTCAAAATGTTGACCTTCTTTTTCGACATTTTTTAGGCTTATAGCTTTAAATCCTATTAACTTTAAATGCTTATTTATATCTTTTGTCTCAATTTCCACTTTTATATTTAAATTGGTCCACCCTACTAGTTCACTCGTAAAGTCATTTATATCATCCTCTGTTATGCAAGCATTAAAGATATCATGACCAGTAATCATAGTTTTATTTTTAGATAAAGTGTTTTCTATTACACTTTTTTTAATAGAACACTTTAATTGCTCTGGCAGTCCTTCTAATCTTTTATATATAATTTTATTAACAGCATCTAAAAATACTATATTATCTTCTATTTCGTCATTTGTGGCATACTTCTTCCGTATGTAACCTTTGATGGTTATAATGTCATCCTCATCTATAACCTTCATATTATCTAATTCACTTAAAATATCTCTCATAAATTTAAATACCTACATTTTTTATAATATTAATTAATTATCGTGTATAATTGAAAAATCTTTATAATCCAAATAAACTCCACAAATATATATATATATTATCTCCTGTATATTTAAAGTACATTGACTTTTATGAAAGTTATGTATAACATTTATAATGAAATGCTTAAAAATACTTAGTAAAAATTTAGAGTATGAAAATTTATATAACTTTAAAATTAGTTATTAATTTTTAAGGGGTATTTTGAAAATAAAAGACTGCAAATAATATTATTTGCTTTGGAGGTAAAAATGGCTAGAAATCAAAGCGTTAAAGGGAATTTTAATTACAACAATATAGAAAAAAAAGATAAGAATTTTATGTACAAAAACCTTGCTAGAAGTAACTGCTATAACTGTAACTTTTCAAACTCAAATTTTGATTATGTGAGTTTTAGAGGTGCGCATTTTAAGTCTAGTGATTTCTTTCAGTGTACCTTTAGATGGGCTGAATTTATTGGTACTAACTTAAAGGGAAGTAGTTTTAAAGATGCTATATTTGAAAATGCTATATTTGATTCAGTAAACTTAGAGGCAGTTAACTTTAAAGATGCAACATTTATAAATACTGTATTTTTATCTACTGATGTAAAAAAGGCTAAAAATTTAGATAGAAGCAATCCTAATATCAAGATCTTTGATGAAATGCCCGATATAAAAATAAGTGAAGATTTAAGAATTGCTACTGAAAATGTAATGACAAATACCCATGTAAAAGCTGCTAGAATTTTTGATACAAAGGACGGAGACCTAAATTTATTAAATTTAATGATTCTTTTAGAACACTTTGACGAAAAAAACTTGATAGAAGGATTACATAGGATTCAACTTGAATTGGATAGAGATTTTCATACATTAAGTTATGTAATTAGGCTTTTAAAAGATTCTAAGGTAGATAAATCTTTATAGTTTTATAATGATTACATATCCATAATAATAATCTATAAAAGCTTTTATACCAACTACTACAATAATTATTATTGTAACCATATCCCTATCCTATTACAGTATTATGACATATAAAGTTTAAGAACTACAAATTCTCGTTCTAACTTATACTTAGCCCACTACATAAAAGAACCTATAAGACTTTATAAAATCTTATAGGTTTTTTGTTCAACTAATTATATTTCTATTTTGCTTGATCTGCCCAATCTGCTGGGTATGTTACATACATAAACTTTGAATAGTTTGGAACTGTAAAGTGAATTGTAGATGCTTTTGGTATATATATTATATCCCCTTTATTTCCTACAACCTTTTTACCGTTTATGTCTACTTCTAAAGTTCCTTCTATTATATAGTCTATTTCATCATACATTAATGTCCACTCAAAGCTAGTTTCTTTCATTTCCATGATTCCACAACCAAGTCTTGGACTTTCTTCTACTGATACTACATCTTTTAGGAAAACTTGATCTCCAGCGTGTCCTGTATCAAATTTTTCTGGCTTAACTGTTTCTGTCTTTATTGACATAATACCACTTTTTGGTTCTATGTCTCTTGACATTTCAGGAGTAGCTTCTTTAGATACTTCTCCTAATTTTTCTGTTATTAACTTTCTAACTATTTCTTCTATCATTGCTTCATTTAAATTTTCCATTGTAATCTCTCCCTTATAAGTTTTTATTTTTGTGATTCTAAAACCGCCTGGATTTATAAATTATATATAATTTATAAGTCCAGTAATTTTAAAATATCTATCTTATATAATGTTTAAAATTATATTAAGCCTTTTTAGTTTCTCCAATATTTTTAGTCATCATAACTGCTACCATTACTGCAGTTACACCACCTACTAATTTACCTACTATCATAGGAGCTATTAGTTCTGGATTAACTCCTGCTGCAAATCCTAAGTGATCTCCAAATACGAAGGCTGCACTTACTGCAAACGCAACGTTAATTATCTTTCCTCTTTCATCCATATCCTTCATCATTCCAAACATTGGTATACTGTTTGCAAGTGATGCTATCATCCCTGCTGCTGCAACATCATTAATCTTAAGTAATGATCCAACTTTCATAAGAGGTTTCTTAAATACTTTTGTTATAAAGTGTACTAGAGGATATGCTCCTGCAAGTATTACAACAATGTCACCAACAACAGTAAGTCCTTCTTCTATTGGTGCCATCCCTTTTATTAAAACAAGTCCTGTAGTCTTTTGTAATACAGCTGATACAAGCCCTAAAGTTATTACTATAGTTATAAACTTCCCAAAATAAGTGAATCCTTTTATCATTCCGTTTGGTGCAAGTTTAAGTCCTATAACTATAAGTAATGCAACTATTATTATTGGTGTTAAGTTTTGAAGTACAACTAGTGCTGGAAGTCCTGCTAGAAGTCCTCCTACAAAGGTTCCAACTGGTACTGTTATAATACCTGCTAAAACACCTTTAGCTAAATACTGTTGATCTTCCTTTTTTATTATTCCAAGTGCTACTGGAATAGTAAATACTATTGTAGGTCCCATCATTGCTCCAAGTATAAGTCCTGCAAATTGTCCTACTGCTGCATTTTCTGCAAGTTCCCCTGCTAATTGATATCCACCCATATCGCAAGCAAGTAAAGTTGTAGCAAACATTGATGGATCTGCTCCTAATGCTTTATAAATTGGTACTACTACTGGCTTTAATACATTTGCTAAAACTGGTGCTAAGCATATAGCTCCTACCATTGCTAAAGCAAGTGCTCCCATAGCCATAAATCCTTCTTCAAATTGTTCTCCATATCCAAACTTATTTCCTAAAAGTTTGTCTATAGCTCCTATAACTAAAAATACCATCATAATATATACGATAATTTCATTTATTCCCACTTGTTACACCTCTTTTTTCATATTTTTTATTTCTATAAATACTTATGTATTCAATTTTAAAATGTATCATTAAATTTAAAGGTTACCTAAAATAATTTCATTAGGTGAGGGGATTACTGAACTATGAATTATTTTATTAGGGCTTATATTAGCTTTTGCTGACTTTATACCTTCTTCAACACTTGATACGGAGCCGTTAATTATAAAATAAGCCTTTCCTGCAATACCGTTGCCTAAAACCACTTTAACAATCTGGGTATCTGAGGCCTTTAAAACTATATCCAATGCCTTTAATGCCGATGTAACAGTTAAAAACTCCATTATACCTATGGCATTAAATTTCACCACAATAGGTCTTTTCTTAAATGCCTTTATAATTTCTTCACTAGCATTTGATATAATAGTATCTTCAACTAATTTCTTTTGATCTTCAGCCTTAGCCTTTTTTATAGCTTCTTTAACCTCTTCTACTTCACCTGAAATTATGGTTAAAAACTTTCCAGGGCATATATGTTTAATCATCTCTACATCTACAAAGGATGACTTTAGAAGTACATGACTTACTTCTATACCTTTTGATATACTACTAAATTCTAATATTCCTAAAGCCTTTTTCATACTTTAATTCTCCATATCTTTTCTTACTTTTCAAGTTCGAGTGTATCTATAATTCCTACTATAGTAGCATCAACTGGTGCTCTCTTTTCCCCAAGTACATGTCGTGCAGAGCTTCCTCCAACTACAAGAACTTGATCCCCTGACCCTGCCCCTACAGAATCTACCGCTACAATCATATCTTGAGTAAGATCGCCTTTATAATTTAGCTTTCTTACAAGTAAAAATTTAAGTCCATTAAGATTTTCATCTTTTTTAGTTGCCCATAAGTTTCCTATTACTTGACCTATATACATATTCAGCTCCCCTTTCCTCTCCTAAGAGTTTCCTTAGTATTCTACTTTAACCTTTTATCTTAATATTAATATTGTTTACTCTTGCAAAGTCTTTTGCAAGTGGAGTTACTATAGAACCTTTATATATCAAAATTTCATTTAATCCTTCTCTTTTTAAGTTTCTGATATCAACTTCTGATATTAACTTTTTGTTTAATACTGCACTTAAACACTTGTTATTATCTGGTTTTTCTATCTTACAACTCTCTTTAGCTAAAGGCTTTGTTAAAGCTTCAACATTATCATTTTCTTTAGTATTACCTAAGATAGCTCTTAGTGATTTAAACTCTATCCCAAAAGATACAAGCTTGTTTTTATAACCTTCAAATACTTCTAATAATGCTTTTGGTGATTTATCTTCATGCGCTTTATACTGTAATCCTTTTTCTAAGGCATATAACTTCTTACCTTTTAAAAGCATATCTATAATAACTTTTTCCTTAGGTGAATTTCCATATCCCTTTGATATATTAACTAATTCGTTATTAGAAAGATTTTGTATTAATATAATTTCATAAGAATCTATATCTTTCATAGTATCTATATAATCCACTGACATTTCATTTTGCTCTATTCTACCCTTAACTATAGGGCATAAATCCTTAGTATCTTCTAGTATTAATACTGACTTTTTACTTACACTACTAGTTTCCATCATAAGCTTAATTCTCTTCATAACTTCCTTAGTTATAATATCTACTAAATTATCTTTATTCATAGGCTCAACTCCTTTCATTAGATAAATTATTGTTTATCAGCACAATTAATTGCAATTCCTAAAGGAGTAACTAAAAATGGATTTAATGGCTTAATTGTTTCTATTCCTGTTTCTTTTTGAATTACTTTTTCAAAATTCTTTAAACAACAGGTACCACCAACTAAATAAATTTTATCTACATCGAATGCTTTTATATGTGTGTTAATAATAGATGCTACCTTTTGAATAACAGGAGTTACCATATGAAATATCTCTTCTTGATTTTTAGTACTCTTTTTCTTTTCTTCTGCATCTTCAAATGGAATCTTATAAGCACCTGCAATTACCAAAGATAACTGTGTACCTCCTGTAGCTTCATCTGCGGTATATATAACCTTACCATCTTTAAATATGGAAAGACCCGTAGTACCACCACCTACATCTACAACTACTCCATTATCAATTTGTAATACAGCATTTGCAGCTGTTGGTTCGTCTTCTACGGATATTACTTCCATCCCCGCACCTTCAACTACATAAGAATGAGTCTTTATGTCTCTTTCATCAGTTCCTGGTGGCACAGCTATTGCAGCCTTTGTAAGTTCGATGCCTATTTTATCTTCAATTTTTCTTTTAAGCTCTTTTACTATCTTAGTAGCTCCAATAAAATCTACAACTAATCCATCTCTAACCACTTGTGCAAATTGCATTTCGCAGGCTATAGGTCTTTTTTTGCTATCTAAAACTACTATAACAATATATGCTGTACCTAAGTCTACACCTACATAAAGTTTTTCATCTCTGTTAACTTTTCTTGGTTTTTTTATTGAGCTTTCAACTTCTTTTATAATGGTATCAACTCTACCTAAATTCATCATAATTAACCTCTTTATTTAAGTATTTCACCACGAATATTTTTAGCAAATCCGCATGCATTTGCTTCATCATAATCTATGTGAATTACTGTACTAAATTTATCACTTACTCTAACGGCTACCTCATCAAAAATTAAGCTTCTATCACCACTGATTTTAACTTTAATAATATCTTTGTCTTTTACTCCATATTTTGCTGCATCTTCTGGAGTTATATGCATATGTCTTTTTGCAACTATTACGCCTTCTTCAAGTCTTATAACTGCAGTTTTAGTAGCTAAACTTACTGGTGCACTTTGTTTTATGGATCCTGACATTCTAACTGGAGCATTAACTCCTATTGAAACCGCATCACTTTTAGAAAGTTCAACTTGTGTTGTTTCTCTTACAGGTCCTAATACCGCAACATTTTGCATTACACCCTTTGGTCCTATTACAGTAACCTTTTCTTCGCAAAGGTACTGTCCTGGTTGGGATAAATCTCTTGCCTTCTTTAGTTCATATCCAGGTCCAAATAGTATTTCAACATCCTTCTTTGAAAGATGAACATGTTTTCCTGATGCTTCTATTAGTATGCCCTTATCTTCTTGTTTTTCTTTTAATCTTTTTAAAACTTCGGCTATTATATAATTAACTTCAATATTTGATATTTCCACTTTCTTCACCTCTTATTTGTACTTTCCAGAAACAACCTTACACATCATGACATAAAAACAACTACTAAGTCTATTCATGGCCAGAGCGATATCATTTCTTGAAAGTTCACCGTCCTCGCTTTTAAATGCATTAAAGGCTACTATTTCCACTTCTCTACTTTCAGTTCTTAATCTATTTAATTCTACAACTACGTCACCCATTTTATAATTTGGGTATATTATATGATCAGTGTTTAAATATTTTTTAGGATCATGAGAATATGCTCTTAACTCTTTTTCAGATAGTCCTATAAAATTAACCATTGGAAGTGGTTTCTCTGTAACTTCACATTCTAATATTTTTCTTACGTAATCTAAGATTTCTTCTAAATCTTTAAGAACTAACTTTTCATCTAAATTCTTACACAATATTTGTGCTCTTAATATTTTAGATTGTAGTGAATCAAGTCTTCCTCTTAAAACTATTCTCCTATGATTTTTACATACTAGCTTATTTCCATTAAGCTGAGTCATATGCTCTGGCTTATCTTCAAAAAAACCACCATCTATATGTTCATATCTAG
It includes:
- a CDS encoding EutN/CcmL family microcompartment protein, with protein sequence MYIGQVIGNLWATKKDENLNGLKFLLVRKLNYKGDLTQDMIVAVDSVGAGSGDQVLVVGGSSARHVLGEKRAPVDATIVGIIDTLELEK
- a CDS encoding TIGR02536 family ethanolamine utilization protein — protein: MNKDNLVDIITKEVMKRIKLMMETSSVSKKSVLILEDTKDLCPIVKGRIEQNEMSVDYIDTMKDIDSYEIILIQNLSNNELVNISKGYGNSPKEKVIIDMLLKGKKLYALEKGLQYKAHEDKSPKALLEVFEGYKNKLVSFGIEFKSLRAILGNTKENDNVEALTKPLAKESCKIEKPDNNKCLSAVLNKKLISEVDIRNLKREGLNEILIYKGSIVTPLAKDFARVNNINIKIKG
- the eutJ gene encoding ethanolamine utilization protein EutJ, whose protein sequence is MMNLGRVDTIIKEVESSIKKPRKVNRDEKLYVGVDLGTAYIVIVVLDSKKRPIACEMQFAQVVRDGLVVDFIGATKIVKELKRKIEDKIGIELTKAAIAVPPGTDERDIKTHSYVVEGAGMEVISVEDEPTAANAVLQIDNGVVVDVGGGTTGLSIFKDGKVIYTADEATGGTQLSLVIAGAYKIPFEDAEEKKKSTKNQEEIFHMVTPVIQKVASIINTHIKAFDVDKIYLVGGTCCLKNFEKVIQKETGIETIKPLNPFLVTPLGIAINCADKQ
- the eutD gene encoding ethanolamine utilization phosphate acetyltransferase EutD → MEISNIEVNYIIAEVLKRLKEKQEDKGILIEASGKHVHLSKKDVEILFGPGYELKKARDLSQPGQYLCEEKVTVIGPKGVMQNVAVLGPVRETTQVELSKSDAVSIGVNAPVRMSGSIKQSAPVSLATKTAVIRLEEGVIVAKRHMHITPEDAAKYGVKDKDIIKVKISGDRSLIFDEVAVRVSDKFSTVIHIDYDEANACGFAKNIRGEILK
- a CDS encoding cobalamin adenosyltransferase, encoding MSVLTESTLRSKLKNQNVSEYIVEKGVIITPSAKQYLHDKKIKLVYNDDIQINDTTKGSNVLEIKEKVFNPRYEHIDGGFFEDKPEHMTQLNGNKLVCKNHRRIVLRGRLDSLQSKILRAQILCKNLDEKLVLKDLEEILDYVRKILECEVTEKPLPMVNFIGLSEKELRAYSHDPKKYLNTDHIIYPNYKMGDVVVELNRLRTESREVEIVAFNAFKSEDGELSRNDIALAMNRLSSCFYVMMCKVVSGKYK